One window of Equus quagga isolate Etosha38 chromosome 4, UCLA_HA_Equagga_1.0, whole genome shotgun sequence genomic DNA carries:
- the CHRNA1 gene encoding acetylcholine receptor subunit alpha gives MEPWPLLLLLGLCSAGLVLCSEHETRLVAKLFENYNSVVRPVEDHREVVEVTVGLQLIQLINVDEVNQIVTTNVRLKQQWVDYNLKWNPADYGGVKKIHIPSEKIWRPDLVLYNNADGDFAIVKFTKVLLDYTGHITWTPPAIFKSYCEIIVTYFPFDEQNCSMKLGTWTYDGSVVAINPESDQPDLSNFMESGEWVIKESRGWKHWVFYACCPSTPYLDITYHFVMQRLPLYFIVNVIIPCLLFSFLTGLVFYLPTDSGEKMTLSISVLLSLTVFLLVIVELIPSTSSAVPLIGKYMLFTMVFVITSIIITVIVINTHHRSPSTHVMPEWVRKVFIDTIPNIMFFSTMKRPSREKQDRKIFTEDIDISDISGKPGPPPMGFHSPLIKHPEVKSAIEGVKYIAETMKSDQESNNAAEEWKYVAMVMDHILLGVFMLVCIIGTLAVFAGRLIELNQQG, from the exons ATGGAGCCCTGGCCGCTCCTTCTGCTCCTTGGCCTCTGCTCAG CTGGCCTCGTCCTGTGCTCCGAACATGAGACCCGTCTGGTGGCAAAGCTATTTGAAAACTATAACAGCGTGGTACGGCCAGTGGAAGACCACCGCGAGGTGGTAGAGGTCACCGTGGGCCTGCAGCTGATACAGCTCATCAACGTG GATGAAGTAAATCAGATCGTGACAACCAATGTTCGACTGAAACAG cAATGGGTGGATTACAACCTAAAATGGAATCCAGCCGACTATGGCGGCGTGAAAAAAATCCACATTCCCTCGGAAAAGATCTGGCGCCCAGACCTTGTTCTCTACAACAA TGCAGACGGTGACTTTGCCATTGTGAAGTTCACCAAAGTGCTCCTGGACTACACCGGCCATATCACGTGGACACCTCCAGCCATCTTTAAAAGCTACTGTGAGATCATCGTCACCTACTTTCCCTTTGATGAACAGAACTGCAGCATGAAGCTGGGCACCTGGACCTATGATGGCTCTGTGGTGGCTATCAACCCG GAAAGCGACCAGCCTGACCTGAGCAACTTCATGGAGAGTGGGGAGTGGGTGATCAAGGAGTCCCGGGGCTGGAAGCACTGGGTGTTCTACGCCTGCTGCCCCTCCACGCCCTACCTGGACATCACCTACCACTTTGTCATGCAGCGCCTGCCCCTCTACTTCATCGTCAATGTCATCATTCCCTGCCTGCTCTTCTCCTTCTTAACCGGCCTGGTGTTCTACCTGCCCACAGACTCAG GAGAGAAGATGACTTTGAGCATCTCTGTCCTGCTGTCCTTAACCGTGTTCCTTCTGGTCATTGTGGAGTTGATCCCTTCCACGTCCAGTGCTGTGCCCTTGATTGGAAAATACATGCTGTTCACCATGGTGTTTGTCATCACCTCcatcatcatcaccgtcatcGTCATCAACACACACCACCGCTCCCCCAGCACCCATGTCATGCCTGAGTGGGTGCGGAAG GTTTTTATTGATACCATCCCAAATATCATGTTCTTCTCCACAATGAAAAGACCATCCagagaaaaacaagacagaaagatTTTTACAGAAGACATTGATATTTCTGACATTTCTGGGAAGCCCGGGCCTCCACCCATGGGCTTCCACTCTCCCCTGATCAAACACCCCGAGGTGAAAAGTGCCATCGAGGGCGTCAAATACATCGCAGAGACCATGAAGTCAGACCAGGAGTCCAATAAC GCGGCTGAGGAATGGAAGTATGTTGCAATGGTGATGGACCACATTCTCCTTGGAGTCTTCATGCTCGTCTGCATCATTGGAACCCTGGCTGTGTTTGCAGGTCGGCTCATTGAATTAAACCAGCAAGGATGA